GCGCCCATCCGAGGCGGTTATTGATAAGGATCTGGCATCTGCCCTTCTGGGGGCCAGGATAGGAGCCAATGAGTTTTATATCCTTACGGATGTGCCTTTTGTCTATATCAACTACGGGACACCCCAACAAGAGGTGAAGGAGTTCCTGGATCACAGGGATACCCTGTCTTATCTGGAGCAGGGGATGTTTGGTGAGGGTGATATGGCTCCAAAAATAAGAGCCTGCCTTGAGTTTATTGAAAAGGGGGGAGATAAGAGTGTGATTACAGAAGCTTTCAAGCTGGAGGACCAGAATTTCGGGACAAAAATCACCATGAACTACGACAAATAACAATTTCTATTAATTTTATCCCTTCAATTAAAGCAAACTTACTTATTATGGCATTTAACCTGCGCAACAGACATTTTCTGACCTTGCTGGATTTTACCCCGCAGGAAATTCATTTCTTGCTGGATCTGGCATTTTCTCTAAAAAAGGCCAAGTACAGCGGAACCGAAGTTCCTACTTTAAAAGGGAAGAATATTGCTTTGATTTTTGAAAAAAGTTCCACACGCACCAGGTGTGCTTTTGAGGTGGCGGCGCTTGACCAGGGGGCAGGAGTAACTTATCTGGGACCTTCGGGATCACAGATAGGCTATAAGGAATCGATGAAAGATACTGCCAGGGTGCTGGGACGTATGTATGACGGGATCGAATACCGGGGATTCGGACAGAAAGTGGTGGAGGAGCTGGCGGAGTATGCAGGTGTTCCGGTGTGGAACGGACTTACGAATGAGTTTCATCCCACCCAGATCCTGGCCGATTTCATGACCATGATGGAACATTCCAAAAAGCCTCTCCATGAAATCAAATTCTGTTACCTGGGTGATGCCAGGAACAACATGGGAAACTCACTCATGGTAGGGGCTGCAAAAGTAGGGATGGATTTCAGGGCAGCGGCCCCTCCTTCAGTACAGCCAGACGATGCACTGTTAAGTAAGTGCCGGGCCATTGCAGCTCAGACAGGGGGAAAGATTACCATTACAGAGGATGTAAAAAAAGCAGTGAAAGATGCAGACTTTCTGTATACCGATGTCTGGGTATCCATGGGAGAGCCGGATGAGGTGTGGGGCGAGCGGATCAGGCTGCTCAGGCCTTACCAGGTGAATATGGAGGTGATCAGGGCCTGCGGCAATCCCGGTGTAAAGTTTCTTCATTGCCTGCCTGCCTTTCATAACAGGGAGACCAAGCTGGGAGAGGATATATTTCAGAAATTCGGACTGGAAGCCATGGAGGTGACCGATGAGGTGTTTGAATCGGAATATTCCATTGTTTTCGATGAGGCCGAAAACAGGATGCATACTATAAAAGCGATTCTTGTCGCTACCCTGGGTGCTTAAAAGAATATAAACCGGATATAAAAGAACAGGATGGTTCCACAAACCATCAGTTTAAGACCCACCCCCAGCAGAAAACCCATGAACGAGCCCCAGGCGGCCCTGAGGGCCTCCTTCTCTTTCTTCCCGGTGGAGATCTCCCCGATGTAAGCACCCAGGAAAGGTCCGATAATAATGCCCGGCGGACCAAAGAAAAGCCCCACAACCACCCCGATGGTTGCTCCCCAGACTCCCCGTTTGGAGCCCCCGTATTTCTTCGTACCCATGATGGGGACCACATAGTCAAGGACCGTGACCAGGATCACAAAGAAGAGAAGGATCCATAGGGTGTTTTCATAGGCCGCTCCATGGTCATGGATGTAATCGGTCCATTTTAACAGCAGCAAACCGGCCCAGCTTATCGGAGGGCCGGGGATCACGGGCAAAACTGATCCAAGAAAACCTGTCAAAACGAGTGCTGTTCCCAGGACAGCCAGGGTAAGATCCATAAGTTCTAGTTTGAAATTCCAATGATATCGTCAAAAGCGGCATAGAGCACGCAGAATGAGAATGGTATGGTTAGCAGTAATCCCACCCCCAGGGCCATCATGCCAAGAAGGTTGATACCCGCCAGAATCAGGAAAAGCAAGAGTATCTGTCCGAAATTCCCTGAAATGCATTGCCTGCTTAAACGCATGGCCTCAGAGGGATCCTTGTGATAGAACCAGACAATGAGTGGAGAAAATGCATAGGATACCAGGAAATATAATCCGGGCAGAATGAACAGGAGGAGGCCCAGGAGTACGGACAGGAAAATGAACAGGTTCAGTTTTATCAGGCTGCCGGCTTTGTCAAAACCTCTGAAAAAATCTGAAATTTCAATTCGCTGCCCCTTTTTTGCCAGCTGCGCCAGATGAAAGTAAGAGGCTATGGCCGGACCTCCCAGGATCAAACCGCTTACTGGATTGGAGAAGATGATTGCACCCAGAACAGAGAAGACGATAAATTCAGAAGGAGCTTTGCGCAAGATGTTGAATCCCACCTGCAGGGTGCTTTCAATGGATAGGCTGAAGCCAGCAGAAGTTGCTTTGACCTGGTCCTCTATGTTAAATTCCACCTCCATTGCTAATCTTTGCCCCAAATTAACAAAAAATCGTACATTTATTACAAAGCAGGGAAGAGATGGAAGAGCACGAGAACCTGTATGAGAAGATTAAAGAGATACTGGGAGAGAGCCCGGGAACCCTCAAGGTTCTCGAACAGAAGATCGATATGGATCTTCAAATGGAGTATTATGAATGCTCTATGAGGGTCAGGCAGGAAACGGACAGGAAGTGGGCTCTGGATCATATGCACTACCTTTCTGAACCGGGTCATTCTGAAGAAGTGAAAAAGGAGATACTGGCTCGTCTGGCAAGTGTTGAACATGTGGAGTGCTACCGGGCTATAGAAGCCTTTCTCAAAGACGCAGAGGAGCCTCTTCGTTCCTGGGCCGTTCTGGCCCTCAATGAGAGTGCCATGCTTCTGGAAAGCAAGATACTGGACGAGAATCAGGTATTTATTTCCACCGGCCTTGGAGGCAAGGAAGAAAAACTGCGCTATTTCGTGGTATTGATGTCCAGGACCAGGGTGGAACTGAGCAAGGCGCAGCAGATGGTTATAAAAAATGAGTTTGATTATATCCTGAAAAAATTCGACGCGGTATTGGAAGAATCAAATTTTTCCGGGTATCTGGCTACCATGCTGCTCTTATTGCCCATGAACCATTCCCTGAAATCAGTTTTCAAGGAGGCCATTGATGAATGCAACAGGTATGGCAATTTCCTGAACGAAGACTTTATTGTGACCAATGTAAGGATTCTCTCTTTCGGAGAGATTGAGGACTTTCTGGAGCGCAGGAACAGGCAGGATTAGGCGTGTTCCTCGCCAAGATCTTCAAATTCCACGTTGGTGAAATCCTTCTCCTTATCCACCTCTTCCGATTCAGGTTCTTCGTTCACTTGCTCCAACACTCCGTCTTCTTCCAGTTCGATAGGCTGGGGATTGGCTTCGCGGATAAACGCAATGATCTCGTTCAGGCTATCAGCAAATTTGTCAAAATCCTCTTTGTAGAGAAATAATTTGTGTTTCTCATAGAAAAACTTTCCGTCGCGGTTAAATCTTTTTTTACTCTCGGTAATCGTCAGGTAGTAGTCGTTTCTCCGGGTTGCTTTTACATCAAAAAAGTAGGTCCTTTTCCCGGCCCTAACGGCCTTTGAATGGATCTCTTCCCGTCCTGCTCCATCTGTGCCATACTCATCAGATTTAACATTTCCTTCATCAATCATTAGGTAAGATTTGGTTAGGGTTTACTTAGTTCATTTTCAAAAGTGTAAAATATTTTAAACATATTCAAATTTTGCTACAATTTAGCTTCATGCGAAACTTGCTGTTGAACAGATGTATTATAGAAAAAAAATTAGTGTAAATTTGCAGCGTTAATGAAAATGGTTTACGGTTCTTTTACAAATGATCAGCAGGAGACAATTACGTATTAAAGCACTGCAATCTCTCTATGCATATTACACCACTGGCAGAGAGGACATGAATCGCTCGGAAAAAGAGCTTCATTTAAATATTGGAAAAGCCTTTGAGCTCTATCATTACTTGCTTTTGCTGATGATCGATGTGACGCTTTATGCGGAATCCAGAATCGAGATAGCCAGGAAAAAGCGTATTCCCACTCATGAAGATCTCCATCCGAATACCCGGTTTATTAATAACCGGCTGCTGAACCAGCTCAGAAATAATGAACAGTTACTCAGGTTTGTCGGGCAGCATAAGCTCAACTGGGTCAACCATCCGGAATTGATCAGGGAGGTTTATACCCGCCTGGTCGAAAGTGAAGAGTATAGGGCCTATATGAATGCGGAGGAAAATGCTTACGCAGAGGATAAACGACTGATCACCTATATCTACACCCATATTATCTTCTCCAGTGAACGCCTGGATTCCATCATGGAGGAGCAGAGCATCTACTGGAACGATGACCTGGAGTTTATAACCAGTATGATAGTGAAGACCTTTAAAAAGTTTAAGGAAGAAGACGGACCGGAAAAATTGTTAATGGACCTCTATAAGAACCAGGAGGATAAAGACTATGTGGTGAAATTGTTCAGGCAGACAATTCTTCACCGGGACGAGTATGTGGAGTATATCAAAGAGAATACCAGGAACTGGGACCTGGAGCGCATTGCTTTCATGGATATCCTGATTATGCAGATTGCCATTGCAGAACTTATTGCTTTTCCCTCCATTCCTACCAAGGTTACACTGAATGAATATCTGGAAATCTCCAAATTCTACAGTACGAGTAAAAGCAATATATTTATTAACGGGGTGCTGGACAAGGTGGTGATGCAGCTGAAAGAAGAGAAGAAAATTAAAAAAACAGGGAGGGGACTGATCGGTGAGTATGATTAAGAGAATCTATCTGGTCCCGGGCGGCTTGTTTTTGGTGCTTATCCTAGGGCTGTTATCCTGCGGTGGACAAAATGGCAGTCAAAACCAGACTTTCAACTCCGAAGAAGAGACTGGACAAATTGCAACAGGCCAGGCTCTTATGCTTTTTGACACCCTGATTCATGATTTTGGAACAATCATTGAAGGTGAAAAGGTGGTTTGTTACTTCGACTTCAGGAACGGAGGAGAGGAGGATTTGCTGATCACATCGGTGGAAGCCACCTGTGGATGCACCACGCCGGATTGGAAGCGGGAACCTCTGGGACCTGGTAGCAGAGCGAGTCTTTCCGTAATCTTTGATGCCTCGGGCCGAAGCGGGATACAACGAAAGCTTATTACGGTGAGGTCTAATGCAAGTAACGGTGAGGTTCGCCTGACCATACGTGCTGTTGTAAAAACTATTGTTTAATTAAATAAATTTAAAAAGGATGAGTTTCTTATTTCAGATTTTAGCCGCACCTGCCGGAGGACCCGGAGGTGCTGCAGGCATGCAGTCATTGATTTTCCTGTTGCTGATCATTGTAGTTTTCTATTTTTTTATGATTCGCCCCCAGGTGAAAAAACAAAAGGAGGCTACCAATTTCAGGAATTCACTCAAGAAAGGCGATAAGGTGA
This genomic stretch from Bacteroidales bacterium harbors:
- a CDS encoding DUF3276 family protein; protein product: MIDEGNVKSDEYGTDGAGREEIHSKAVRAGKRTYFFDVKATRRNDYYLTITESKKRFNRDGKFFYEKHKLFLYKEDFDKFADSLNEIIAFIREANPQPIELEEDGVLEQVNEEPESEEVDKEKDFTNVEFEDLGEEHA
- the argF gene encoding ornithine carbamoyltransferase, which encodes MAFNLRNRHFLTLLDFTPQEIHFLLDLAFSLKKAKYSGTEVPTLKGKNIALIFEKSSTRTRCAFEVAALDQGAGVTYLGPSGSQIGYKESMKDTARVLGRMYDGIEYRGFGQKVVEELAEYAGVPVWNGLTNEFHPTQILADFMTMMEHSKKPLHEIKFCYLGDARNNMGNSLMVGAAKVGMDFRAAAPPSVQPDDALLSKCRAIAAQTGGKITITEDVKKAVKDADFLYTDVWVSMGEPDEVWGERIRLLRPYQVNMEVIRACGNPGVKFLHCLPAFHNRETKLGEDIFQKFGLEAMEVTDEVFESEYSIVFDEAENRMHTIKAILVATLGA
- a CDS encoding DUF1573 domain-containing protein encodes the protein MIKRIYLVPGGLFLVLILGLLSCGGQNGSQNQTFNSEEETGQIATGQALMLFDTLIHDFGTIIEGEKVVCYFDFRNGGEEDLLITSVEATCGCTTPDWKREPLGPGSRASLSVIFDASGRSGIQRKLITVRSNASNGEVRLTIRAVVKTIV
- the yajC gene encoding preprotein translocase subunit YajC; amino-acid sequence: MSFLFQILAAPAGGPGGAAGMQSLIFLLLIIVVFYFFMIRPQVKKQKEATNFRNSLKKGDKVTTTGGIYGKINDVKERTVTLEIADNVLIKVDKTAVTAEPAEQSTARK
- a CDS encoding DUF456 domain-containing protein, whose protein sequence is MDLTLAVLGTALVLTGFLGSVLPVIPGPPISWAGLLLLKWTDYIHDHGAAYENTLWILLFFVILVTVLDYVVPIMGTKKYGGSKRGVWGATIGVVVGLFFGPPGIIIGPFLGAYIGEISTGKKEKEALRAAWGSFMGFLLGVGLKLMVCGTILFFYIRFIFF
- the nusB gene encoding transcription antitermination factor NusB, with product MISRRQLRIKALQSLYAYYTTGREDMNRSEKELHLNIGKAFELYHYLLLLMIDVTLYAESRIEIARKKRIPTHEDLHPNTRFINNRLLNQLRNNEQLLRFVGQHKLNWVNHPELIREVYTRLVESEEYRAYMNAEENAYAEDKRLITYIYTHIIFSSERLDSIMEEQSIYWNDDLEFITSMIVKTFKKFKEEDGPEKLLMDLYKNQEDKDYVVKLFRQTILHRDEYVEYIKENTRNWDLERIAFMDILIMQIAIAELIAFPSIPTKVTLNEYLEISKFYSTSKSNIFINGVLDKVVMQLKEEKKIKKTGRGLIGEYD